The following DNA comes from Cucumis sativus cultivar 9930 chromosome 7, Cucumber_9930_V3, whole genome shotgun sequence.
tcctaattattacaaatttacctTTTCTCATATGCAATTcacatatatttctttttatccaAACTTTAACATTAATACTTATACAATCAACTTCAAAGTTAAATGTTTGATTCTCCACTCCACCatctataataaaataaattgaaaagtgaatacaaaaaaagtaaagaaaaagaaaaagagaccGACACATTTGCAAATTCACCATAACACTACttgcatatatatacacagaaaaagaaaataattgaggCATGAGAGTCCAATCATTTCAaagctattaattaatcaattaagaaatacaaaaaaggaaaactttaattaatttccgGTGggtatataataacaataatgatgatgatgtgAATATAATTAAGAGTACCAATGTGTGTTTAAAgttacaaaacaaataataactaaaaataaagaagaggaTCTGCATATAGCATTTTAGTGGACCTTTTTAGGGCTGCATTCTTaaccctttcattattttcattttaaatggtGTAGGGAACTCCCCCACCTTACCTACGAACCTTCCATCCCATAATCCAACCATTATTTCCCATTACTACTcttctttatatatacacaagaGGTTAGATGCCAAAGGAAGCAAAggtatattgtatatataagaGACCGATTACAACATCTTGTAAATTAGTGGGTTGGAAGGATATATGACGATATAACTTATGGAAGTATTTGTTTGTGAAACAACTAAAGAAGGCTTAAGAATCATAATTGAATaatgaggaaaagaaaagaccctcgaattaaaaaagagaatttttgGTTTGGGTGTTAGTAGGAGGGTGTGAGAGCTGGGAGATATATGTGTCATGTCATATCTATCCAACCAAAGAATCAAAGATTAAGACAAATTGAAGGATTACATAAAAGCTAGCAAGAAACCAAATAATAGTCcatcatataaaattaattgactAAAGTTCAGAACTACTTTTCCCACAAAACCCacaatttagttattatactttcaactatttttatttatatacacatatttaATGATTTGAATTAAAGAAATCTTATCAACCTCTATAACTAATTAATGAAAACTGTTTACATTGGTTGGTTTTCATATATTCATGGGTTacataaaattagttttgattgAAATGAACCAATTCTAATGCTTACGATTATTTTAAGTATGGAGCCattttgatgatttattgAAAGTAACATTAAGATCATTGAAAGCACAAATGtacttttaacttaaaaagggaaaagggaaaaattaaattagtgaTTAATTAGTAGGAAAATTTGTGAAAGGTGGCTGTTTTGGGGTCCATTTGCATtgcatttttccttttaatttcattgagTTTGGTTAGTTACTACCCTTTTCCCCCCTCAAACCCAAAGTGCTTTTTCTAATGCCTCAATTTGCCCAATCATTATGCTCCATTCTTCCTAGACATTAATTGATCATTCACCTCAatcaaatatatcttttttataaggTCGCTTCTaccaaatttctaaaattttattaatagatCCATTCTAGTTTACAATaataccaaaattaaattaaaatgccTTTCATATAgtttacttcaattttttttggttacttttacaatttataacaACCATGacaataaaaatgattattctTACTTTTCATACCATAAGACACATACAAACGGTaactataattataaaataattcaagCTCGAAacatataaactaaattaatcaCAATTTACCTCCTCAAGTGTAATGATTTTAGTATCGGTATGAAACACAAGTAAACAAcattaaatgtaattaaatgcgaggttaatatatttcttatgTTCACATGAGATTTCGGGAGAAATGTAATtcatgaaattgaattttgtatattgattTATACAGGGTTGTGGATACAATCTCTAacatttactcatttgatgctttctctcgaatacaaattaaaaaaatttagaacttCTTGGTATTCGGTCTTTAGGATGTTGTAATTGTAAGTCGATTTGAATTTCGTTCTTTTGGAATTCAAGAAAAGCTTAATCTCtcaagtcttcaatctttcagaagaCATTGATCTCGAGGTTGATACGAACTTGCACGTGTtgagagcttgtagaagtttgaatctttaatttttcaaagcTTCAATACTTCATAccttcaattattatttcaacCACAAGATTGGATGAGAATCTCTAATTATAGAGAATTTTCATGAACTTTGGATATGCTTAGGTCCATTTGTCGGTTGAATTTAGGTTCATTTTGCTTGGTGAGCTTGGACTTGAGCCCATTTACCTGTTAAGCTTGAGCTTGGGCTTGAGTCAATTTGCTCAGCAGGCCTGAggcttattatttatttggctCAATTTTACATCGAGGCTTGAATTAAGTTGGATATGAGAAAAGTTGACTATCAAatccaattaaattatgaatgtCACAATTTTGGTATGATAATGAATTTAATTGGTGAACccaaagaatatatatatatatttgtttgtgaTGGAGGAAGTGATAGGGGTAATTGGGCCGAGGAAAGTCCCCGGCCTATAAACTGTGAAGATACAGGCCCGGAAACGGGTTTATTTAGGTAAAGATCAATGGGCCATCGCAGTAAACAATTGGGATGGTAGCTGGGTGGCACACGTGTGGGAGCGCCTCAGAACGGGGCTTACACTTCCGGCGgcaattttgaactttttattattttatagtaAATTTCCATTATTAATACTAATCTCGATTAATTAAATGAGTTTGGGatttaataacaaagaaagtaaaatagagaagaaatagGCAATGGATAggataattaatttgaaattgagattaaaacaaaagatataGAATGGAAAGGGTGAGAGAGTTTGTAGGGATTATGTTGAAGGAAGTCGAAAGCGCGTTCGTCACTAATAAGAAAGTGAAAGAACAGGGAAATGAAGGGTGGAGATTGATTGAGTGACGCAAGTGCTGACACTATAATTCTCACGAACTCACAAGTCGCCATTTCCATTCTCATGCCTCTTTgcctctttccttttcattcacttttcaattttataaaatatttccattttattattcttcagTGTTTGAcaagagaaaggaaaagaaaaaccccaCTTCTTATGCTACCTCACTCTAACTTCTTCTACAATCTTAGACATAgatataagaaaaaggaaatttataTCTTGAATGAGGTTTTGAATTGACCATCTATGGGATgaacttaaaagaaattatgtcTCCATATTTGGAAATGGTCATTTCTGTCTTCTGTCTAATGCACTAATTTAATAGAATAGAGagagaattttaatttaatgaaagaaaaaaattggtgttaaattaaagagagagaaactcaTGTTTTTATAACATCCATTGCTAAGGATAAAActtcatatacatatatataaagtaaatgTGGTATTATTAGGGATGTGAAGGTATTTGTAAGAGTGATAGACAAAagtaaaacttgaaaaaaacaaatggcATGAgaggcaaaaagaaaaggaagtgaGGCTTTGGAGATGAtgcaaaacaaaattgattttggattCCATTACCAACGTAACACAATATATTATGCAATTATTATCTGAACACTGCGGAAAAAGGGAATCCATCGCTGTGGGCATGAGAGACAATAAGTAAAgctattcatttttctaattcacCAAACTACGACAACTTTTCTACATTGTTTATTGGGTTTATTTAAACTAAGACATCCAAGAATTCCATTCATATTTGGcttcttctctttataaattttcCCAAATCCCCCactctcttcttcatcttcatcttcatcttcatcttcatcctcatcttcatcctcatcttcatcttctccaacaaaattaattcatcTTCCATCTTCTCTGTATCTGCAACTTCAATATACTAATTCACTATCCATTATGGGCAGCGAAGGCCGACAGCTCCACATCTTCATGTTTCCATTCATGGCTCATGGCCATATGATTCCCATTGTGGACATGGCCAAGTTATTTGCATCTCGTGGCATCAAGATCACCATCGTCACAACCCCTCTCAATTCCATCTCCATTTCCAAATCACTTCACAATTGTTCCCCCAATTCGCTCATCCAACTTCTCATCCTTAAATTCCCTGCTGCTGAAGCTGGTTTACCAGATGGTTGTGAAAATGCTGACTCCATTCCTTCCATGGATTTACTCCCCAAATTCTTCGAAGCTGTCTCCTTGCTTCAACCACCTTTTGAGGAAGCTCTTCACAACAATCGCCCTGATTGCCTCATCTCCGACATGTTCTTCCCTTGGACCAACGATGTTGCTGACAGAGTTGGCATTCCCAGGCTGATTTTCCATGGCACAAGttgtttctctctttgttcttccgAGTTCATGAGACTTCACAAGCCTTACCAGCATGTTTCCTCCGATACAGAACCTTTTACCATTCCTTATCTCCCCGGAGATATTAAGCTAACCAAAATGAAACTCCCCATCTTTGTTCGGGAGAATAGCGAGAATGAATTTAGCAAATTTATCACCAAGGTTAAAGAATCAGAATCGTTTTGCTATGGTGTTGTTGTCAACAGTTTCTACGAGCTGGAAGCAGAGTATGTAGATTGTTACAAAGATGTCTTGGGAAGAAAGACGTGGACAATTGGCCCACTTTCATTAACCAACACCAAAACTCAAGAAATCACGCTAAGAGGAAGAGAATCTGCCATTGACGAGCACGAGTGCTTGAAATGGCTCGATTCCCAGAAACCCAACTCGGTTGTGTATGTCTGTTTTGGAAGTTTGGCCAAATTCAACTCAGCTCAGTTGAAGGAGATTGCAATTGGACTGGAGGCTTCTGGGAAAAAATTCATCTGGGTTgtcagaaaaggaaaaggggaagaagaggaagaggaacaAAATTGGCTACCCGAGGGGTACGAAGAGAGGATGGAAGGAACAGGGCTAATCATAAGAGGATGGGCACCGCAAGTTTTGATATTGGATCACCCATCAGTAGGTGGATTTGTGACACACTGTGGATGGAATTCAACGTTGGAAGGAGTGGCTGCGGGAGTTCCGATGGTGACATGGCCAGTGGGGGCGGAGCAGTTTTATAATGAGAAACTGGTGACGGAGGTACTAAAAACAGGGGTTGGAGTTGGGGTTCAGAAATGGGCTCCCGGTGTGGGAGATTTCATAGAAAGTGAAGCTGTGGAGAAGGCAATTAGAAGaataatggagaaagaaggagaagagatgAGAAACAGAGCAATAGAACTTGGAAAGAAGGCAAAGTGGGCAGTTGGAGAAGAAGGATCTTCATATTCAAATTTGGATGCTTTAATTGAGGAGTTGAAATCATTGGCATTTTAGATTCATTCTTCAACTGAAGTTCATGTGGGACTTTCTCTTGGACGAGCAAGTCAAGTCATCTACTAAGTATTTGGTTTTTAGctttttgagattttattatttacacaCACTGAGTATGATTATgtaattagttgtttttttatatatataatacacaataatttatgaatttttaattcaaaccCAATATCTGAATTCTATTAACCCTCAATAACTAGATATAATAAAAGCCTAAAGAGAAAGGAGTCCATAAAGATAGATGATAAGTCTTATTTGGTTACATTTATTGCACCTAATTTGTtctatctatttattttaatagaaCTTTCAAACTAATTACTAACCACTTAAAAGCATAAGCAGCCCTTCAATAGTTTAAAACACAATATCATGCCTTCTTTATTAGAGAAAACTTCAGTATCTCTCAccttttcaattaaaaatctattatCTCTCCATTCACATTTCAAATGCACAATGAAATGAGTAAATATACATCGTATAAaccataatttattttggtgtgttcacaaatatattaaaaaaaatgtaaacataTAATGTGTATATTGCACtttttaatgagaaaataaaatattttgctttgttatttatttttgtcttgtGAGAGAacgaaaatagaaaattaattaagctaaactttttgaaaaataataggTGTGGTTGGACTTACTTTACATAAATTctataagaaaacaatattattaacgccaattttgacaaaaattcAGCATATtccattaaatatatataatgcatcaccatttatatataaagacaaTTTGATTagtataaaagtttgaatattaGGTGGActgaaatataataaaattcgCATAGGATAATGGTACCATATATTGTCTACTTTTAATATCTTGTTGCATTGGGGAGATAtctatctaataaatttttataatcatttccTCATTATTGTTTAGgcaattttagtttgattgcATTCAATCCCAATAGATTTGAACAACACTCTCAACCAACCAGTTGTTGAATCATTAtgaaagcataaaaaaaaaaaaagaaagaggagtTGTGATGACCATGAGAGACAGAAACTAAAAGTTAGGAGATGATGCGTAAGAAAGTTGATTCATTTAACCAAAGAGTAGTGACATCGAAGAATCTCATCCACATTCTCTTATAAATTCTCTCAAATCTCTactctcttcttcatcttcttcttcttcttcttctttatctgTCATTAACTAACTCATTTcttgtgttgttttttttatttaattcatccACCATGGCTACCGAAGGTCGACAGCTTCATATCTTCATGTTTCCATTCATGGCTCATGGCCACATGATTCCCGTTGTGAACATGGCCAACCTTTTTGCATCTCGTGGCATAAAGATCACCATCGTCACAACCCCTCTCAattccatctccatctccaaaTCACTTCACAATGATTCCAGTTCATTGCATATTCATCTTCTCATTCTCAAATTCCCTTCTGCTGAAGTTGGTTTACCTGATGATTGTGAAAATGTTGACTCCCTTCCAACCATGGATTTGCTCCCCTTATTCTACCAAGCTATCAGCTTGCTTCAATCCTCTCTTGAGGAAGCTCTTCACCAGAATCGCCCCCATTGCCTTGTGGCCGACATGTTCTTCCCTTGGACCAACGATGTTGCTGACAGAATTGGGATTCCCAGGCTGATTTTTCATGGCACTGgttctttctctctttgtgCCTCTGAGTTCGTCAGAATTCACCAGCCTTATAAACATGTTTCGTCCTATACAGAGCGTTTTGTCATTCCTTATCTCCCTGGAGATATTAAGCTAACCAAAATGCAACTTCCCATCATCCTTCGGGAGAATATCGAGAATGAATACAACAAATTTAGCACCAAAGTTAAAGAGTCAGAGGCAGAGAGGAAGAGAATCCACCATTGACGGGAAAAAATTCATCTGAGTAGTCAGGAAAAGGGAAAGGGGAAGAGGAGGAAGACGAACAATATTGGCTACCGAAAGGGTACGAACAAAGGATGGAAGGAAGAGGGTTAATCATAAGAGGATGGGCATCGCAAGTTTTGATATTGGATCATCCGGCGGTGGGTGGATTTGTTACACACTGCAGGTGGGGATTTGAACACTGGACCTCTTGTTAGGTGCCAGTTGAGCTGCACAGCAATTTTACAATGAGAAACTAGTGAAGGAGGTTCTAAAGATAGGGGTTGGTGTTGGGGTTCGAAAATGGGCACCTGGTGTGGGAGACTTCATAAGAAGTGAAGCTGTGGAGAAGGCGATTAAGAGAATAAtggaggaagaaggagaagagacGAGAAACAGAGCAATAGAATTTGCAAAGGAGGCGGAGAGAGCAATTGAGAAAGACGGATCTTCATATTTGAATCTGGATGATTTAATTGAGGAGTTGAAAACGTTGGCATTTTAGACTCATTTTAAAACTACTTCTCGTGGGGTTTCCTGGATGGGAGATAGCCTACCAAACATGTCGTTAACTACCCTTGTCATAAAGAATATCATGTTGAAATAGAAGGATTTTCAGCTGataatttattcaaaatcaGTCCCAAACATGTTCTAATAATACTTCTggttatatattatatctaaaCAAAACTTTGTTTGAGTGAATCTTTTCAAATCAATAACCTAAACTCAGGGAGGGCAACGGGTGAAGTAACTAAAGCCAAGTTTACTCTATACAATACGACACAACGGGCACAGCCACCAGAATGAAACCTTCAGAACGCGAACGATTTCAATTCTTGTGTCAAATCATGCAAATTAGAGTAAGACGATCCATTTTCCGTAACAGCTTTCTTCGCCATCTTTGCCAATTCTTTAGCTCTGTTTCTCATCCCCTCTGCTTCTTCTCCTTCCATAACTCTTCTAATTGCATTTTTCAAAGCTTCTCTTTCAATGAAATCCCCCACAACTCTCACCCATTTTTGAACTCCAACTGCAACT
Coding sequences within:
- the LOC101202984 gene encoding scopoletin glucosyltransferase is translated as MGSEGRQLHIFMFPFMAHGHMIPIVDMAKLFASRGIKITIVTTPLNSISISKSLHNCSPNSLIQLLILKFPAAEAGLPDGCENADSIPSMDLLPKFFEAVSLLQPPFEEALHNNRPDCLISDMFFPWTNDVADRVGIPRLIFHGTSCFSLCSSEFMRLHKPYQHVSSDTEPFTIPYLPGDIKLTKMKLPIFVRENSENEFSKFITKVKESESFCYGVVVNSFYELEAEYVDCYKDVLGRKTWTIGPLSLTNTKTQEITLRGRESAIDEHECLKWLDSQKPNSVVYVCFGSLAKFNSAQLKEIAIGLEASGKKFIWVVRKGKGEEEEEEQNWLPEGYEERMEGTGLIIRGWAPQVLILDHPSVGGFVTHCGWNSTLEGVAAGVPMVTWPVGAEQFYNEKLVTEVLKTGVGVGVQKWAPGVGDFIESEAVEKAIRRIMEKEGEEMRNRAIELGKKAKWAVGEEGSSYSNLDALIEELKSLAF
- the LOC105434429 gene encoding LOW QUALITY PROTEIN: scopoletin glucosyltransferase (The sequence of the model RefSeq protein was modified relative to this genomic sequence to represent the inferred CDS: inserted 1 base in 1 codon; deleted 2 bases in 2 codons; substituted 3 bases at 3 genomic stop codons) codes for the protein MATEGRQLHIFMFPFMAHGHMIPVVNMANLFASRGIKITIVTTPLNSISISKSLHNDSSSLHIHLLILKFPSAEVGLPDDCENVDSLPTMDLLPLFYQAISLLQSSLEEALHQNRPHCLVADMFFPWTNDVADRIGIPRLIFHGTGSFSLCASEFVRIHQPYKHVSSYTERFVIPYLPGDIKLTKMQLPIILRENIENEYNKFSTKVKESEAERKRIHHXRKKFIXVVRKGKGEEEEDEQYWLPKGYEQRMEGRGLIIRGWASQVLILDHPAVGGFVTHCRWGFEHWTSCXVPVXAAQQFYNEKLVKEVLKIGVGVGVRKWAPGVGDFIRSEAVEKAIKRIMEEEGEETRNRAIEFAKEAERAIEKDGSSYLNLDDLIEELKTLAF